The DNA segment GATGATCTAGAGAACGGCTTATCCTCATGGGTCTTGCATTGTCACGTGCCACGGGACGGTTGAGCTTGTTGCCTTGTATAGTGGATAAGGGCTCGGATCTTGTGCTTATGCGAGGGCGAATGTACTCGGGAGATGAAAGGatggcattttggtaatttaagGGGATGATTTTGCCGCCGAAGATTATGTTTTCTGCCGGAGAACAGTCGTTGGAGGTTGAGGTAAGGAACTCAAAAAGCTCTATTGATCGTTTACGTTGGTCTTCAGTGGTGGTTGTTGTGGTGGCGGTGGAATTGGTGTTTTCGGTGTTGAGGGGAAGATCTCGGAGAGAGAGTGCTTCTTCTAGGTGATAGTGAAATGGCGTtgtgggtttagggttttggagATTGGTGTTTTCTGAAGTTTCCATATCTTTTtagggaaagagagagagagaaatagaatgaagaaagttttcaagtttttgttaccacacacacatacatatatatatactactgtttcaattgttttaacaaagaaaataaatacgACAACATGCATGTTTGTTTACATCCTATCCCATTCTAGAATCATAATTGCAAGTTACCAACATCATCATTAATTCAAAGCATCCTTCTGACTAAATTGGAAAATCAGTTTAtgttttatgtaaaaaaatcaCTATATGTATGATGTATCGATCAAACCAAC comes from the Brassica rapa cultivar Chiifu-401-42 chromosome A01, CAAS_Brap_v3.01, whole genome shotgun sequence genome and includes:
- the LOC103852831 gene encoding uncharacterized protein LOC103852831; amino-acid sequence: METSENTNLQNPKPTTPFHYHLEEALSLRDLPLNTENTNSTATTTTTTEDQRKRSIELFEFLTSTSNDCSPAENIIFGGKIIPLNYQNAILSSPEYIRPRISTRSEPLSTIQGNKLNRPVARDNARPMRISRSLDHRNLSRGSTTARGNASPTKSTTKPETVSSGNRKSVKPRWYVIMFGMVKFPPETELRNIKSRQVRRNVPPVMFPSPADRRPRRTRGSSPSPSWRFLNALSCKEPTSVAATTPLWFPHV